The proteins below come from a single Myxococcota bacterium genomic window:
- a CDS encoding penicillin-binding protein activator — protein sequence MARWCAALLLAMWWGWLGCQSFRLPPSEEERRAFAQAERAVAAGPEEGREAFESYLRRYPDGALSPDAHLALGALAQEEGDLPRAMRHYAEAADQGGTAGDRARVKLAAIELERGNPVAARRWVKPVRLSRLEGPELRNAYRALAESAETPPERLRWLALLRTAVPEGELSAVDLEIDTLLGQLSMEELRASRRYVGDRPPAARVYLTLAERALEAGDLGASEDAITQAGKRPLAPRYAGRLAAVEKRLRSRDDGPVVVDQLPTFAEVMERPLPDPGDARGAIGVVLPLTGPYARFGEEAMQGVLLASETFPGESATGRPRIRVVVRDSAGNPAQAARAVRDLAADPEIVAIVGPLVSKACEAAAVAAEAEGVPLLTLSARDAIASERDWVFRMRTRPAEEAQLVADRAIALGARRFAILYRDDPYGHGLRRLFWDAVEARGGTVVGVAAYDPKATDFGDSIRRLVGYTLLSSEERSLIARRDRMEKKARRLPAAEARALRRRARSLTTASGAPIPPIVDFDALFIPESADNMVLIAPQLVFHEVTGARILGPDGFYSKELLRLAGNHLDGALFASHFFPESEVPYVADFKERFETTFDNSPDVFAAQSFDAARIAVLQLAEGVRGRGEMREGLLEVEGYPGVSGILTIRGDGNAHKRPYLLGVEKGQVRHYID from the coding sequence ATGGCCCGCTGGTGCGCTGCGCTCCTGCTGGCAATGTGGTGGGGTTGGCTCGGCTGTCAGTCGTTCCGACTGCCGCCGAGTGAAGAGGAACGGCGCGCGTTCGCCCAGGCCGAGCGCGCCGTTGCGGCCGGCCCGGAAGAGGGCCGCGAAGCCTTCGAGTCCTATCTACGGCGCTACCCCGACGGCGCGCTGAGCCCGGACGCCCATTTGGCCCTCGGCGCGCTCGCCCAGGAGGAGGGCGACCTCCCTCGGGCCATGCGTCACTACGCCGAAGCGGCCGACCAGGGCGGCACGGCGGGCGATCGCGCGCGGGTGAAGCTCGCGGCGATCGAACTCGAGCGGGGCAACCCGGTCGCTGCGCGGCGCTGGGTGAAGCCGGTGCGGCTGTCGCGCCTCGAAGGTCCCGAGCTGCGCAACGCCTACCGCGCACTGGCCGAATCGGCGGAAACGCCGCCCGAGCGGCTGCGCTGGCTCGCGTTGCTTCGCACCGCGGTGCCCGAAGGCGAGTTGTCGGCGGTGGATCTCGAGATCGACACGCTCTTGGGTCAGCTGTCGATGGAGGAGCTACGCGCGTCCCGTCGCTACGTCGGCGATCGACCGCCTGCGGCGCGGGTCTATCTGACCCTCGCCGAGCGCGCCCTCGAAGCGGGTGATCTCGGCGCCAGCGAAGACGCGATTACCCAGGCGGGGAAGCGCCCGCTGGCGCCGCGCTACGCGGGTCGTCTCGCCGCCGTCGAGAAGCGGCTCCGCAGCCGCGACGACGGGCCGGTCGTCGTCGATCAGCTGCCCACGTTCGCGGAGGTGATGGAGCGTCCGCTGCCCGATCCGGGCGACGCGCGCGGCGCCATCGGCGTCGTGCTGCCCCTGACCGGTCCCTACGCCCGCTTCGGTGAGGAAGCGATGCAGGGCGTGCTGCTCGCCTCGGAGACCTTCCCCGGTGAGAGCGCCACCGGCCGGCCGCGGATCCGCGTCGTGGTGCGCGACTCCGCCGGAAACCCGGCGCAGGCCGCGCGAGCGGTCCGCGATCTCGCCGCCGACCCGGAGATCGTCGCGATCGTGGGGCCGCTGGTCTCGAAGGCCTGTGAGGCGGCGGCGGTGGCCGCGGAAGCAGAGGGCGTCCCGCTGCTCACCCTGTCCGCGCGCGATGCGATCGCTTCCGAACGCGACTGGGTGTTCCGAATGCGCACCCGCCCGGCGGAAGAGGCCCAGCTGGTGGCGGACCGGGCGATCGCCCTCGGCGCGCGCCGCTTCGCGATCCTCTACCGCGACGACCCCTACGGCCACGGGCTGCGCCGTCTGTTCTGGGACGCGGTGGAAGCCCGCGGCGGCACCGTCGTCGGCGTGGCCGCCTACGATCCGAAGGCGACCGACTTCGGCGACTCGATTCGCCGGCTGGTGGGCTACACGCTCCTCAGCTCCGAGGAGCGCTCCTTGATCGCGCGGCGCGATCGCATGGAGAAGAAGGCCCGACGGCTTCCCGCTGCCGAGGCGCGCGCGCTGCGTCGGCGCGCGCGATCGCTCACGACGGCGTCGGGTGCGCCGATCCCGCCGATCGTCGACTTCGATGCGCTCTTCATTCCCGAGTCGGCCGACAACATGGTGCTGATCGCGCCCCAGCTCGTCTTCCACGAGGTGACGGGCGCGCGCATCCTGGGCCCGGATGGCTTCTACTCGAAGGAGCTGCTGCGTCTCGCGGGCAACCACCTCGACGGAGCGCTCTTCGCGTCCCACTTCTTCCCCGAGTCGGAAGTGCCCTACGTCGCCGATTTCAAGGAGCGCTTCGAGACCACCTTCGACAACTCGCCCGACGTGTTCGCCGCCCAGAGCTTCGACGCGGCCCGGATCGCCGTCCTGCAGCTCGCCGAGGGGGTGCGGGGCCGCGGAGAGATGCGCGAGGGGCTGCTCGAAGTCGAGGGGTATCCGGGGGTTTCCGGCATTCTCACGATCCGCGGCGACGGCAACGCGCACAAACGCCCCTACCTGCTCGGCGTCGAGAAGGGCCAGGTTCGCCACTACATCGACTGA
- the dnaJ gene encoding molecular chaperone DnaJ, with product MSKRDFYEILGVSRDADADALKKAYRAIAMRDHPDRNPDDPAAEERFKEASEAYAVLSDPEKRQAYDRFGHAGVGAGGPGAGGFQDFGDLGNFTDLFDDLFGDLFGGRRPGGRRRGRGQRGADLRYNLEIELADVLAGLEPSIQIPKMRPCDTCEGSGARPGTSPETCDRCRGAGQVVLQQGFFRVSRPCDACAGAGEIIRDRCGDCRGQGRIEGQQTIKVRIPAGVDDGTRLRLSGEGEAGISGGPPGDLYVVISVKPHELFQREGPDLHCQVPITMVQAALGAEVDAPTLEGKVKLKVPEGTQSGKVMRLRGKGMPSLRSAARGDQLLHLFVETPTRLTGSQRELLEKFAEVSDVKVSPAHKGFLDKLRELFD from the coding sequence TTGTCGAAGCGCGATTTCTACGAAATTCTCGGCGTCTCGCGGGACGCGGACGCCGACGCGCTCAAGAAGGCCTATCGGGCGATCGCCATGCGGGACCATCCGGACCGCAACCCGGACGATCCTGCCGCCGAGGAGCGCTTCAAGGAAGCCTCGGAGGCCTACGCGGTCCTGTCCGACCCGGAGAAGCGGCAGGCCTACGACCGCTTTGGCCACGCCGGCGTGGGAGCGGGCGGCCCGGGCGCCGGCGGCTTCCAGGATTTCGGCGATCTCGGGAACTTCACGGACCTCTTCGACGACCTGTTCGGAGACCTCTTCGGCGGGCGTCGTCCGGGGGGCCGACGGCGCGGGCGCGGCCAGCGAGGCGCCGACCTCCGCTACAACCTCGAGATCGAGCTCGCTGACGTGCTCGCGGGGCTCGAGCCCTCCATCCAGATCCCGAAGATGCGTCCCTGCGACACCTGTGAAGGTTCCGGCGCACGCCCCGGGACCTCGCCCGAGACCTGCGACCGCTGTCGTGGGGCAGGGCAGGTGGTGCTCCAGCAGGGATTCTTCCGCGTCAGCCGTCCCTGCGACGCGTGCGCCGGTGCCGGCGAGATCATTCGCGATCGGTGCGGTGACTGTCGCGGCCAGGGCCGCATTGAAGGTCAGCAGACGATCAAGGTGCGAATCCCGGCGGGCGTCGACGACGGCACGCGGCTGCGACTGTCGGGCGAAGGCGAGGCTGGCATCTCCGGCGGACCACCAGGTGATCTCTACGTCGTGATTTCCGTGAAGCCCCACGAACTCTTCCAGCGCGAAGGCCCCGATCTGCACTGCCAGGTTCCGATCACGATGGTCCAGGCGGCGCTCGGCGCCGAGGTCGACGCACCGACCCTCGAAGGCAAGGTGAAGCTGAAAGTGCCCGAGGGCACCCAGTCCGGGAAGGTGATGCGCCTGCGCGGCAAGGGAATGCCGAGCCTGCGCTCGGCCGCCCGCGGCGATCAGCTGCTCCATCTGTTCGTCGAGACCCCGACGCGGTTGACCGGTTCCCAGCGCGAGCTGCTCGAGAAGTTCGCCGAGGTGTCGGACGTGAAGGTGTCTCCCGCCCACAAGGGCTTTCTGGATAAACTGCGAGAGCTCTTCGATTGA
- the dnaK gene encoding molecular chaperone DnaK: MGKVIGIDLGTTNSCVALYDNGDSQVITNAEGARTTPSMVAFSNSGEKLVGQIAKRQAVTNPESTIYAVKRLIGRKYEGEEVSKFREIAPFGMEPAENGDVRVKIADRAYSPQEISAMVLAKMRETATDFIGEGVTEAVITVPAYFDDSQRQATQDAGKIAGLNVLRILNEPTAAALAFGLDKNKNGKIAVFDLGGGTFDVSILEINDSVFEVRSTNGDTFLGGEDWDLRLADHMLETFKDESGIDLKKDAMALQRIKEAAERAKHELSSCEETDVSLPFIAADDQGPKHLAMTITRQELEEQTKDLIQRLREPCTQALEDAGLSAGEIDDVVMVGGMTRMPAIQREVEQIFGKPPHKGVNPDEVVAAGAAIQAGVLSGEVEDVLLLDVTPLSLGVETQGGVSTPIIPRNTTVPTTMSQVFSTTEDHQTVVRIHVVQGEREMAADNKTLGRFELVGLPPAPRGVPQIEVTFDIDADGVVNVSAKDLGTGRTQKIQVTASSGLSEEEVETLVAEAEHNADADQARRELIDLRNQADGLIYSTERTLEEFKENINEEQSAGLLGAIESVRDAASDEAVEALRAAIGELSARTFELTEALYAELGGEAEEE; encoded by the coding sequence ATGGGCAAAGTCATCGGAATCGATCTGGGCACGACGAACTCGTGCGTCGCGTTGTACGACAACGGCGACTCCCAGGTCATCACGAACGCGGAAGGGGCGCGGACCACGCCTTCGATGGTCGCGTTCTCCAATTCCGGTGAGAAGCTCGTCGGCCAGATCGCGAAGCGGCAGGCCGTCACCAACCCCGAAAGCACGATCTACGCGGTGAAGCGCCTGATCGGGCGCAAGTACGAAGGCGAAGAGGTCTCGAAGTTCCGCGAGATCGCACCCTTCGGCATGGAGCCCGCCGAGAACGGTGACGTCCGGGTCAAGATCGCCGACCGCGCGTACTCGCCTCAGGAGATCTCGGCGATGGTGCTCGCGAAGATGCGCGAGACGGCCACAGACTTCATCGGCGAGGGCGTCACCGAAGCGGTGATTACGGTCCCCGCCTACTTCGACGACTCCCAGCGCCAAGCCACCCAGGACGCCGGGAAGATCGCCGGCCTCAACGTCCTGCGGATCCTGAACGAGCCCACGGCTGCCGCGCTGGCCTTCGGTCTCGACAAGAACAAAAATGGCAAGATCGCGGTCTTCGACCTCGGCGGAGGCACCTTCGACGTCTCGATCCTCGAGATCAACGATTCGGTGTTCGAGGTGCGCAGTACCAACGGCGATACCTTCCTCGGCGGTGAGGACTGGGACCTGCGCCTCGCGGATCACATGCTCGAGACCTTCAAGGACGAGAGCGGCATCGATCTCAAGAAGGACGCGATGGCGCTCCAGCGCATCAAGGAGGCGGCCGAGCGCGCGAAGCACGAGCTGTCTTCCTGCGAGGAGACCGACGTCAGCCTGCCGTTCATCGCGGCGGACGACCAGGGTCCGAAGCACCTCGCGATGACGATCACCCGCCAGGAGCTCGAAGAGCAGACCAAGGATCTGATCCAGCGGCTGCGCGAACCGTGCACCCAGGCCCTCGAGGACGCTGGGCTCTCCGCTGGCGAGATCGACGACGTGGTGATGGTCGGCGGCATGACCCGCATGCCCGCGATCCAGCGCGAGGTCGAGCAGATCTTCGGGAAGCCGCCGCACAAGGGCGTCAACCCCGACGAGGTCGTGGCGGCCGGCGCGGCGATTCAGGCCGGAGTCTTGTCGGGCGAAGTCGAGGACGTCCTGCTCCTCGACGTGACCCCGCTCTCGCTCGGCGTCGAGACCCAGGGCGGCGTGTCCACGCCGATCATTCCGCGCAACACCACCGTGCCCACTACGATGAGCCAGGTGTTCTCGACGACGGAAGACCACCAGACCGTCGTCCGGATCCACGTCGTCCAGGGCGAGCGCGAGATGGCGGCCGACAACAAGACCCTCGGGCGCTTCGAACTGGTCGGCCTGCCGCCGGCACCGCGCGGCGTCCCCCAGATCGAGGTGACGTTCGACATCGACGCCGACGGCGTCGTGAACGTCTCGGCGAAGGATCTGGGGACCGGTCGCACCCAGAAGATCCAGGTGACCGCTTCGAGCGGTCTGTCGGAGGAAGAGGTCGAGACGCTCGTGGCCGAAGCCGAGCACAACGCCGACGCCGACCAGGCGCGCCGCGAACTGATCGATCTTCGCAACCAGGCCGACGGACTCATCTACTCGACCGAGCGCACCCTCGAGGAGTTCAAGGAGAACATCAACGAGGAACAGAGCGCAGGGCTTCTGGGCGCGATCGAATCGGTGCGCGACGCCGCTTCGGACGAGGCCGTCGAGGCGCTGCGCGCGGCGATCGGCGAGCTCTCGGCCCGCACCTTCGAGCTCACCGAGGCGCTGTACGCCGAACTGGGTGGCGAGGCCGAAGAAGAGTAG
- the grpE gene encoding nucleotide exchange factor GrpE, with amino-acid sequence MSTGDPKDADGLGGPSIPTDPELEAALREAAEAVEGSDDDESGGEEEPKEVPAADDVGEAVDALLLDDPLAEEDSDALVFRLREQLAEASDKMTRLQADFTNFRKRAAKERQEAVLFGSQNLFKDLLSVVDNLDRAIGHAQENNGGDLGSFLQGVELVRRELLGVFEKHHVTEIEAMGCVFDPALHEAMAQVEVDSAPPNSVVEVLEKGYQLRDRLVRPSRVVVAKAPSEKSDEGEPSAG; translated from the coding sequence ATGAGCACGGGCGACCCGAAAGACGCGGACGGCCTCGGCGGGCCCTCGATTCCGACCGACCCCGAGCTCGAAGCCGCCCTGCGTGAGGCGGCCGAGGCCGTCGAGGGCTCCGACGACGACGAGTCGGGCGGGGAAGAGGAACCGAAGGAGGTTCCCGCGGCCGACGACGTCGGCGAAGCGGTCGACGCCCTCCTGCTCGACGATCCGCTGGCGGAAGAGGATTCCGACGCCCTGGTATTCCGGCTGCGCGAACAGCTCGCCGAAGCGAGCGACAAGATGACGCGGCTTCAAGCCGACTTCACCAATTTCCGGAAGCGCGCCGCCAAGGAACGCCAGGAAGCGGTGCTCTTCGGTAGTCAGAATCTCTTCAAGGACCTGCTTTCCGTGGTCGATAACCTGGACCGGGCCATCGGCCACGCTCAAGAGAACAACGGCGGGGACTTGGGGAGCTTTTTGCAGGGTGTCGAGCTCGTGAGACGCGAGCTTCTCGGTGTTTTCGAGAAGCACCACGTGACGGAGATCGAGGCGATGGGTTGCGTCTTCGATCCCGCGCTGCACGAGGCGATGGCTCAAGTAGAAGTGGATTCCGCCCCCCCGAACAGCGTCGTCGAGGTCCTCGAGAAGGGCTACCAGCTGCGAGATCGGCTGGTGCGTCCGTCCCGAGTGGTCGTGGCGAAGGCACCGAGCGAAAAATCGGACGAGGGGGAGCCCTCCGCCGGGTAG
- the hrcA gene encoding heat-inducible transcriptional repressor HrcA, protein MPRERVLSPHPKPPIGPGLTERQRQVLRAAVRAYVGEAVPIGSKHLSHLLPTPLSAASIRTTLAELGELGLVEQPHSSAGRVPTQEGLRHFIDHLLDRRPVSDYERRTVDFGVGSAGTEQVVEVAAQLLSQQTRLLGFAVAPRLDRVRLQHVSLVRLGAARILAVLVSTAGDTYRRTLPADSDVSQRELDRAALLLNERVVGRTLPEVRDQLRREAQALRSEADRLLRWAVALGEQAVAPTADEPVDVVVAARLALLDQPEYRDPDRVREIFETLEAKERLAEVVEEMLAGAGVCVALGAEMGDPSLARCALVATHYGEADAPLGAVGVMGPSRMDYSRVIPLVAYCSQRMTEKLQAE, encoded by the coding sequence GTGCCCCGCGAGCGAGTGCTCTCCCCCCATCCGAAACCCCCGATCGGACCTGGCCTGACCGAACGCCAGCGCCAGGTGCTGCGTGCTGCGGTGCGTGCCTACGTCGGTGAAGCGGTGCCGATCGGGTCGAAGCACCTCTCGCATCTGCTCCCGACACCGCTTTCGGCGGCCAGCATCCGAACCACCCTGGCCGAGCTCGGAGAGCTCGGTCTCGTCGAGCAGCCCCATTCCTCGGCGGGACGCGTCCCCACCCAGGAAGGCCTGCGTCACTTCATCGATCACCTCCTCGACCGTCGCCCGGTGAGCGACTACGAGCGACGCACCGTCGACTTCGGCGTCGGCAGTGCTGGAACCGAACAGGTCGTCGAGGTGGCCGCCCAGCTCCTGTCGCAGCAGACGCGTCTGCTCGGTTTCGCGGTGGCGCCACGACTCGACCGGGTTCGCCTCCAGCACGTGTCCCTGGTGCGGCTGGGCGCGGCGCGGATCCTGGCCGTGCTGGTCTCTACCGCCGGCGACACCTACCGCCGCACCCTGCCCGCGGATTCCGACGTCTCGCAGCGGGAGCTCGACCGCGCCGCCCTCCTGCTCAACGAGCGCGTGGTCGGCCGCACCCTCCCCGAGGTGCGCGACCAGCTGCGACGCGAGGCCCAGGCCCTGCGCTCCGAGGCCGACCGGCTGCTGCGCTGGGCGGTGGCCCTCGGGGAACAAGCCGTGGCTCCGACCGCCGACGAACCCGTGGACGTCGTGGTGGCCGCCCGCCTCGCCCTGCTGGACCAGCCCGAATATCGCGACCCCGATCGGGTGCGGGAAATCTTCGAAACACTGGAGGCGAAGGAGCGTTTGGCCGAAGTCGTGGAGGAGATGCTGGCGGGAGCAGGCGTGTGCGTGGCACTGGGTGCCGAAATGGGCGACCCGAGCCTTGCGCGCTGCGCTCTCGTGGCCACCCATTACGGCGAAGCCGACGCCCCGCTCGGAGCGGTGGGCGTCATGGGGCCGAGCCGAATGGACTATTCCCGCGTAATTCCGCTGGTGGCGTACTGCTCCCAGCGAATGACAGAGAAGCTGCAGGCAGAATGA
- the hemW gene encoding radical SAM family heme chaperone HemW, which translates to MSDVGVYLHVPFCERVCPYCDFAVVATRVLQPDDEARYVAALQRELDHRASAFAGRELATIYFGGGTPSLLRPESIATLIESVRARFPGIPREVTLEINPSTVERARLPGFREAGVDRVSVGMQSFDDTTLRRLGRAHRAAEGHATWAAVREAGFGRASLDLIVAAPEQERGGVEADLDAAIACAPEHLSVYELTFEEGTPFARAASDGRLHPIEETLAAEMLETVEARLEAAGYARYEISSYAKRGAEAVHNRRYWQRLPVLGLGMGAVSSEPIGPGQPFGARRHNPRDLDAYWACADGAAAEHEVLDAATARGEAMFLALRTREGVDARAFADTFGAPPRDFFARDVERLLEQALLEETPDGGLRLTPRGRMLSDHVFTSFV; encoded by the coding sequence GTGTCCGACGTGGGCGTCTACCTGCACGTGCCGTTCTGCGAACGGGTCTGTCCCTACTGCGACTTCGCCGTGGTGGCCACGCGCGTGCTGCAGCCCGACGACGAGGCGCGCTACGTGGCCGCGCTGCAGCGCGAGCTCGACCACCGCGCCTCCGCGTTCGCCGGGAGGGAGCTGGCCACGATCTACTTCGGCGGCGGGACGCCATCGCTGCTGCGTCCCGAGAGCATCGCGACCCTCATCGAGAGCGTGCGCGCCCGGTTCCCGGGGATACCGCGCGAAGTGACCCTCGAGATCAATCCCAGTACTGTGGAGCGCGCGCGCTTGCCGGGCTTTCGAGAGGCCGGGGTGGACCGCGTGTCGGTCGGCATGCAGTCCTTCGACGACACCACGCTGCGACGCCTGGGCCGCGCCCACCGGGCTGCGGAAGGGCACGCCACCTGGGCGGCGGTCCGGGAAGCGGGCTTCGGTCGCGCGTCGCTGGATCTCATCGTGGCGGCACCCGAGCAGGAGCGAGGCGGTGTCGAAGCCGACCTCGATGCGGCGATCGCGTGCGCCCCCGAACATCTCTCCGTCTACGAACTCACCTTCGAGGAGGGAACTCCGTTCGCACGGGCGGCCTCGGATGGCCGGCTCCACCCCATCGAGGAAACGCTCGCCGCCGAGATGCTCGAGACCGTCGAAGCGCGTCTCGAGGCTGCCGGCTACGCGCGCTACGAGATCTCGAGCTACGCGAAGCGCGGTGCCGAGGCCGTGCACAACCGACGCTACTGGCAGCGCCTCCCCGTGTTGGGCTTGGGGATGGGCGCCGTGTCGTCCGAGCCGATCGGGCCGGGCCAGCCCTTCGGCGCGCGGCGCCACAACCCGCGCGACCTCGATGCGTACTGGGCGTGCGCGGACGGCGCGGCGGCCGAGCACGAAGTGCTCGATGCGGCGACCGCTCGGGGCGAGGCGATGTTCCTGGCGCTACGGACGCGAGAAGGGGTCGACGCGCGCGCCTTCGCGGACACCTTCGGCGCGCCGCCCCGGGACTTCTTCGCCCGCGACGTCGAGCGGCTGCTCGAGCAGGCCCTCCTCGAGGAGACTCCCGACGGCGGCCTACGGCTCACGCCCCGGGGGCGCATGCTCTCGGACCACGTGTTCACGTCGTTCGTGTAG